In the genome of Desulfuromonas sp. DDH964, one region contains:
- a CDS encoding metallopeptidase family protein yields MNRQDFIALVERSWAAIPGEFLERVDNLSLQVEDWADVETLAEVGFEDPRDLLGFYRGLPLDERGFDQLPGLPDVIVLYQRAIEEYARESGEGLLRVIRETLLHELAHYFGFSEEEMDHIEAHWAESGH; encoded by the coding sequence ATGAACCGCCAGGACTTCATCGCCCTGGTCGAGCGGAGCTGGGCCGCCATTCCCGGGGAATTTCTGGAGCGGGTCGACAATCTCAGTCTCCAGGTCGAGGACTGGGCCGATGTGGAGACCCTGGCCGAGGTCGGTTTCGAGGACCCCCGCGATCTCCTCGGGTTTTACCGCGGGCTCCCCCTCGATGAACGCGGTTTCGACCAGCTGCCGGGGCTGCCGGATGTCATCGTCCTCTACCAGCGGGCGATCGAGGAATATGCCCGTGAAAGCGGCGAAGGACTGCTGCGGGTGATCCGCGAAACCCTGCTGCACGAGCTGGCCCACTATTTTGGCTTCTCCGAGGAGGAGATGGACCACATCGAGGCGCACTGGGCGGAATCGGGTCACTGA
- a CDS encoding PilZ domain-containing protein, with translation MASDKRNIRRHRKRLQIKFGVDEAGRFGFTEDISDTGIFIKSAVVQNPNSVLKLELTSPGGEVIHLVGRVMWAKKVPPNLLRRLKGGMGVRILRFTSGEPLYRSLLSELQERT, from the coding sequence ATGGCCAGTGACAAGCGCAATATCAGGCGGCACCGCAAGCGCCTGCAGATAAAGTTCGGAGTGGACGAGGCGGGCCGCTTCGGCTTCACCGAGGACATTTCCGATACCGGGATTTTCATCAAATCGGCAGTGGTGCAGAATCCCAATTCGGTTCTCAAGCTGGAGCTTACCTCTCCCGGCGGCGAGGTCATCCACCTGGTCGGAAGGGTGATGTGGGCGAAAAAGGTTCCGCCCAACCTGCTGCGTCGTCTCAAGGGAGGGATGGGGGTGCGCATCCTGCGTTTTACCAGTGGGGAGCCCCTCTATCGTTCTCTGCTCAGCGAACTGCAGGAGCGCACCTAG
- a CDS encoding PaaI family thioesterase yields the protein MARMLVDGTLPRQPGSPQFELEGWIDTAPFEDLLGMTIESVGEGAAVLSLPFVVRLAQGGGVLHGGALTALADTAVAMAIKSRLPAGTIFATTELTTRFLAPVASGRVVAHARVRGPEGRSFFGEARVVAEDGREVAHFSSVFRVARGQGIGE from the coding sequence ATGGCACGCATGCTGGTCGACGGTACCCTTCCGCGGCAGCCGGGATCGCCACAGTTCGAGCTGGAGGGATGGATCGATACCGCCCCCTTCGAGGACCTGCTCGGCATGACCATCGAATCGGTGGGGGAGGGGGCCGCAGTGCTGAGCCTCCCCTTCGTCGTTCGCCTCGCCCAGGGGGGCGGCGTGCTGCATGGCGGGGCGCTCACTGCCCTCGCCGATACCGCCGTGGCCATGGCGATCAAGTCCCGGCTGCCGGCCGGGACGATCTTTGCCACCACCGAACTGACGACCCGATTTCTCGCCCCGGTAGCGTCCGGGCGGGTGGTGGCCCATGCCAGGGTACGCGGTCCCGAGGGGCGCAGTTTTTTCGGCGAGGCCCGGGTCGTCGCTGAGGACGGTCGCGAGGTGGCGCATTTCAGCTCGGTCTTTCGGGTCGCCCGCGGGCAGGGGATCGGCGAATGA
- a CDS encoding trypsin-like peptidase domain-containing protein, with protein sequence MKGIFTLLVLLVTLWPASLPAADRRSPVVAAIEKAGPAVVNIRTEQIVKRRRAPVFGFGDSIFDEFFRSFAAPQVYKTQSLGSGVIVDRRGYVLTNAHVIEQASKIFVAVPGQTRELAGELVGSDERLDLAVVRIQGEGDFPFLAPGRSDDLLLGETVIAIGNPLGLGHSVTTGVVSAASRRLPMDDGVVGHFIQTDALINPGNSGGPLLNINGELIGINTAIARQAQGIGFSIPIDLARRVAGDLIKHGQRRPVWLGLLPGSVNVALTRSRGAGGVLVTEVDPGSPAAKAGVELADVILGIDGLEVESPAEMLQLLSSYTPEDQLRLRLLRGDQEQEVTVVLAPLPPEYGLRYVERIFGFRVREGSRGLVIAAVTAGSPAQQAGLQVGDVVAEVGGQRFSGAREFGAYFEAHLGELPQSFLFGRGDRGAYIDLP encoded by the coding sequence ATGAAAGGTATCTTCACCCTGCTGGTGCTGCTCGTTACCCTGTGGCCCGCCTCTCTGCCGGCCGCCGACCGGCGCAGTCCGGTGGTGGCGGCGATCGAGAAGGCCGGCCCGGCCGTGGTCAACATCCGCACCGAACAGATCGTCAAGCGCCGGCGCGCGCCGGTTTTCGGGTTCGGCGATTCGATCTTCGACGAGTTCTTTCGCAGCTTCGCCGCGCCCCAGGTCTACAAGACCCAGTCCCTCGGCTCGGGGGTGATCGTCGATCGGCGCGGTTACGTCCTGACCAATGCCCACGTGATCGAACAGGCGTCGAAGATCTTCGTCGCAGTGCCGGGACAGACCCGGGAACTGGCCGGGGAACTGGTTGGGAGCGATGAGCGCCTCGACCTGGCGGTGGTCCGCATCCAGGGGGAGGGGGATTTTCCTTTTCTGGCCCCGGGCCGCTCCGACGACCTCCTCCTCGGCGAGACGGTGATTGCCATCGGCAACCCTCTCGGACTCGGCCATTCGGTGACCACTGGTGTCGTCAGCGCCGCCTCCCGGCGGTTGCCGATGGACGACGGCGTCGTCGGTCATTTCATCCAGACCGATGCGCTGATCAACCCGGGGAACTCCGGTGGCCCGCTGCTCAACATCAACGGCGAGCTGATCGGCATCAACACCGCCATTGCCCGCCAGGCCCAGGGGATCGGCTTCTCGATCCCGATCGATCTCGCCCGGCGCGTCGCCGGAGACCTGATAAAACATGGCCAGCGCCGCCCGGTCTGGCTCGGCCTGCTGCCAGGATCGGTCAATGTGGCCCTGACCCGCAGTCGCGGCGCTGGCGGGGTACTGGTGACCGAGGTCGACCCGGGTTCGCCGGCCGCCAAGGCCGGGGTGGAGCTGGCCGACGTCATTCTTGGCATCGACGGTCTCGAGGTCGAGTCGCCCGCCGAGATGCTGCAACTCCTCTCCAGTTACACGCCCGAAGATCAGCTGCGCTTGCGGTTGCTGCGCGGCGACCAGGAGCAGGAGGTGACGGTCGTTCTCGCTCCGCTGCCGCCAGAATATGGCTTGCGCTATGTCGAGCGAATTTTCGGTTTCCGGGTCCGGGAAGGTTCCCGTGGTCTGGTGATTGCCGCCGTCACCGCCGGCAGTCCGGCCCAGCAGGCCGGCCTTCAGGTCGGGGATGTGGTGGCGGAAGTCGGGGGTCAGCGCTTTAGCGGCGCCAGGGAGTTCGGGGCCTACTTCGAAGCCCATCTTGGCGAACTGCCGCAGAGCTTCCTCTTCGGCCGGGGGGACCGCGGCGCCTACATCGATCTCCCCTGA
- a CDS encoding DUF748 domain-containing protein → MKRIGRWLAIVAVVVVALLIAGFVLVKLLVTPERVRATLVPLAEKALQRPVALGEINIGLFSGVQVANLEIGEPDGRESFVAADKVVLRYRFWPLLRGQVVIDEARLVGPKIRIVRLADGRFNFDDLVAAPPAGSETPAAPASPGSGTPIDLSISRVAIEGGEVVFLDYRVDAKAPYRLKFSAIGLELQDVSLTRSFPFELQARINDAQLEISGDADLGARKGNAHVRLTDLDVTGFAPYLRGHIPGTLGALKVSTDLTLAGDASQLTSRGELTLANLDLTLDALPDAPLRQARLGLDYAIRLDPTRQQLAIDKGHFTFNGIAAELSGSVADYGTTPRVDLQLALPALDLRQALDALPPGLVAATDGLDPAGKLDLQAHLAGTTDHPEALLQEGSLRLSAVQASLAGLRPALNGSFALKGGALSSQGLQLVAGDNRADLDLKVANLFARPLVVSLKVSADRLLLDPLVAAGNPPPDTPAADAPPSPPATEAGPLDLPLTADVTMTVKKTIYQGLECQDLFLHGTLVKNILQIDSLRGNLAGGNFTDTARIDLGRPGFAYRTHLVLTDIELEPLVGALQPEANGKLSGTIALVTDLAGNGTLPATIRRELSGNGEVTLRNGRLDGGELARGLATVLGLDELQRLTFQQWDGNFRIEAGKVKFDSRFSGGQLRLSPQGSVGLDGSLNVVLDTRVAPELTAKLDQRGKVSSYFKDADGWGQLPLKLSGNIDKPHFEIDARAATRQAGEKLQQKLEQKLIDKLGPKEKGEPAGGTDQKKLLEESIRGLFKN, encoded by the coding sequence ATGAAACGGATTGGACGCTGGCTGGCGATCGTCGCCGTCGTGGTGGTCGCTTTGCTGATCGCCGGATTTGTGCTGGTCAAGCTGCTGGTGACGCCGGAACGGGTTCGGGCCACCCTGGTGCCGCTGGCGGAAAAGGCGCTGCAGCGGCCGGTCGCCCTCGGTGAGATCAACATCGGGCTCTTCTCCGGGGTGCAGGTGGCCAACCTGGAAATCGGCGAACCCGATGGCCGTGAAAGCTTTGTCGCCGCCGACAAGGTGGTGCTGCGCTATCGCTTCTGGCCCCTGTTGCGGGGTCAGGTCGTCATCGACGAGGCGCGCCTGGTCGGACCGAAAATCCGCATCGTGCGGCTGGCCGATGGCCGTTTCAACTTCGACGACCTGGTCGCCGCGCCACCTGCAGGTTCGGAAACGCCAGCAGCGCCAGCGTCGCCAGGATCGGGAACCCCTATTGACCTAAGCATCTCCCGGGTCGCCATCGAAGGGGGGGAGGTGGTCTTCCTCGATTACCGAGTCGACGCCAAGGCCCCCTACCGGTTGAAGTTCTCCGCCATCGGCCTGGAGCTGCAGGATGTCTCCCTGACCCGGTCTTTCCCCTTCGAACTGCAGGCACGGATCAACGATGCCCAGCTCGAAATCAGCGGTGACGCCGACCTAGGGGCCCGCAAGGGGAACGCCCATGTGCGCCTCACCGATCTCGACGTGACCGGCTTTGCCCCCTATCTGCGCGGCCACATCCCCGGCACGCTCGGCGCGCTCAAGGTCAGCACCGACCTGACCCTGGCCGGTGATGCCAGCCAGCTCACATCCAGGGGAGAGCTGACCCTCGCCAACCTCGACCTCACCCTCGATGCGCTGCCGGATGCGCCGCTGCGCCAGGCCCGCCTCGGTCTCGACTATGCGATCAGGCTCGACCCGACCCGGCAGCAGCTGGCAATCGACAAGGGGCATTTCACCTTCAACGGTATCGCGGCAGAGCTGAGCGGCAGCGTCGCCGACTACGGGACCACCCCCCGGGTCGATCTCCAGCTGGCCCTGCCGGCCCTCGACCTGCGACAGGCCCTCGACGCCCTCCCGCCCGGGCTGGTCGCCGCGACGGACGGACTCGATCCGGCCGGAAAGCTCGATCTGCAGGCCCATCTCGCCGGAACCACCGATCACCCCGAGGCTCTCTTGCAGGAAGGGAGCCTGCGCCTGAGCGCGGTGCAGGCGAGCCTGGCCGGTCTGCGCCCGGCGCTCAATGGCAGTTTCGCCCTCAAGGGGGGCGCCCTCTCCAGCCAGGGGCTGCAGCTGGTTGCCGGCGACAATCGGGCCGATCTCGACCTCAAGGTGGCGAACCTCTTCGCCCGCCCGCTGGTGGTGAGCTTGAAAGTGAGCGCCGACCGCCTGCTGCTCGATCCACTGGTTGCCGCCGGCAACCCGCCCCCGGATACCCCGGCCGCGGATGCGCCGCCGTCTCCACCGGCAACCGAAGCGGGCCCCCTCGATCTGCCGCTTACGGCGGACGTCACCATGACAGTAAAGAAAACGATCTACCAGGGACTGGAGTGTCAGGATCTTTTCCTGCACGGGACGCTGGTGAAGAACATCCTGCAGATCGACAGCCTGCGCGGCAACCTCGCCGGGGGGAATTTCACCGACACCGCCCGCATCGACCTCGGTCGCCCCGGGTTCGCCTACCGCACCCACCTGGTGCTGACCGATATCGAGCTCGAGCCGCTGGTGGGCGCCCTGCAACCCGAGGCCAACGGCAAGCTGTCGGGAACCATTGCCCTGGTCACTGACCTGGCCGGTAACGGGACCCTGCCGGCGACCATCCGCCGCGAGCTCTCCGGCAACGGCGAGGTCACGCTCCGCAATGGACGCCTCGACGGCGGTGAACTGGCCCGGGGGCTGGCCACGGTCCTCGGCCTCGACGAGCTGCAGCGTCTGACCTTCCAGCAGTGGGACGGCAACTTCCGTATCGAGGCGGGGAAGGTGAAGTTCGACAGCCGCTTCAGTGGGGGTCAGCTCCGGTTGTCGCCGCAGGGGTCGGTCGGGCTGGACGGCAGCCTCAATGTCGTGCTCGATACCCGGGTCGCGCCGGAACTGACCGCCAAGCTCGACCAGCGCGGAAAGGTCAGCTCCTATTTCAAGGATGCTGACGGCTGGGGGCAGTTGCCCCTGAAACTGAGCGGCAATATCGACAAGCCGCACTTCGAGATCGACGCCCGCGCAGCGACGCGCCAGGCCGGGGAAAAGCTGCAGCAGAAACTGGAGCAGAAGCTGATCGACAAGCTCGGGCCCAAGGAGAAGGGGGAGCCGGCCGGCGGCACTGACCAGAAGAAGCTCCTCGAAGAGAGCATCCGCGGCCTGTTCAAAAATTGA
- a CDS encoding TlpA disulfide reductase family protein, whose amino-acid sequence MFRPVCKIVPLLLLLFFSLSANLVAAGTSKAGPPRVGQLAPDFTLKDVKGRSYTLSELRGKVVLVNFWATWCPPCRAEMPSMEKLSAMLSNDDFVLLAINAEEDALDIVQEYLQESPHSFPVLLDGETAVQQQYGVYAFPETFIIRRDGIIADHVIGAIDWTGPKVLNLIKFLING is encoded by the coding sequence ATGTTTCGTCCTGTCTGCAAAATAGTACCGCTCTTGCTGCTCCTTTTTTTCTCCCTCTCCGCCAACCTGGTCGCCGCCGGCACCTCAAAGGCCGGTCCGCCGCGGGTCGGGCAGCTCGCCCCCGACTTCACCCTCAAGGATGTCAAGGGGCGCAGCTACACCCTGTCGGAGTTGCGCGGCAAGGTGGTGCTGGTCAACTTCTGGGCGACCTGGTGTCCGCCGTGCCGGGCGGAGATGCCGTCGATGGAGAAGCTGAGCGCCATGCTTTCGAATGACGATTTCGTGCTCCTCGCCATCAACGCCGAGGAGGACGCCCTCGATATCGTCCAGGAGTATCTCCAGGAATCGCCCCACTCCTTTCCGGTCCTGCTCGACGGCGAGACCGCGGTGCAGCAACAATACGGGGTTTATGCCTTTCCGGAGACCTTTATCATCCGCCGCGACGGGATTATCGCCGATCACGTTATCGGCGCCATCGACTGGACCGGTCCCAAGGTCCTCAACCTGATCAAATTCCTGATCAACGGGTGA
- a CDS encoding two-component system sensor histidine kinase NtrB, whose amino-acid sequence MHRIDRSRIAILFVLVAGITALHYLTTIQYAQFHDIYRRLYYLPIVLGGLWFGLRGGIGVALAVSLLYLPHVVLQWGHHPLTEVEQYLEILLYNVIGGLTGLLSQRERLQKERYQQAARILEENYAKLRQQADQILEIEEQLRRADRLSALGELSAGMAHEIRNPLGSIRGTAEILRDGMAVDDPRSEFAAILIREVDRLNRVVQDFLEFARPGETGRSPVDLNQLLQELLLLTRQPTRSGGVAVDFAPGSIPLVQADSEQLRQAFLNLILNALQAMPDGGTLQIASRSDGETVSIEFRDSGGGIPAANLSRIFNPFFTTRSEGTGLGLAITHRIVQGHGGRIEVASQPGVGTLFTLTFPALATG is encoded by the coding sequence ATGCATCGAATCGACCGCTCGCGGATTGCCATCCTGTTCGTTCTGGTAGCAGGGATCACCGCCCTGCACTACCTGACGACCATTCAGTATGCCCAGTTCCACGATATCTATCGGCGGCTCTACTATCTCCCCATCGTACTTGGCGGGCTCTGGTTCGGGCTGCGCGGCGGCATCGGGGTGGCGCTGGCGGTCTCCCTCCTCTACCTCCCGCACGTGGTGCTGCAGTGGGGGCATCATCCGCTGACCGAGGTCGAGCAGTACCTGGAAATCCTCCTCTACAACGTGATCGGCGGCCTGACCGGTCTTCTTTCCCAGCGCGAGCGACTGCAGAAGGAGCGCTACCAGCAGGCGGCCCGGATTCTCGAGGAGAATTACGCCAAGCTGCGTCAGCAGGCCGACCAGATCCTCGAGATCGAGGAACAGCTGCGCCGCGCCGATCGCCTCTCCGCCCTCGGCGAACTCTCCGCAGGGATGGCCCACGAAATCCGCAACCCCCTCGGCTCGATTCGCGGCACCGCCGAGATTCTGCGCGACGGCATGGCGGTCGATGATCCGCGCAGCGAGTTTGCCGCCATCCTGATCCGGGAGGTCGATCGCCTCAACCGGGTGGTGCAGGATTTTCTCGAATTCGCTCGCCCCGGCGAGACCGGCCGCAGTCCCGTCGATCTCAACCAGCTGCTGCAGGAGCTGCTGCTGCTGACCCGGCAGCCGACCCGCAGCGGTGGTGTCGCAGTCGACTTTGCGCCAGGATCGATTCCGCTGGTCCAGGCCGACAGTGAACAGCTGCGGCAGGCCTTTCTCAACCTGATCCTCAATGCCTTGCAGGCGATGCCCGATGGCGGTACCCTGCAGATCGCCTCGCGCAGCGACGGGGAGACGGTTTCGATCGAGTTCCGCGACAGTGGCGGCGGCATTCCCGCCGCCAACCTGAGCCGGATTTTCAACCCCTTCTTCACCACCCGCAGCGAAGGGACCGGGCTGGGGCTGGCGATTACCCACCGCATCGTGCAGGGGCACGGCGGCCGGATCGAGGTTGCGAGCCAGCCCGGCGTCGGAACCCTCTTCACCCTGACTTTCCCGGCTCTGGCAACGGGCTGA
- a CDS encoding AEC family transporter, with protein MLFFDILNIVLPVFLVIGLGYLLRRLALIDAGFLLQTNRLVYYICLPLLLFYKIGSADFFANFNPTLVLGSAAGIGAGFLVSYGWGALRHYPPPAHGAFSQGSFRGNLAYMGLAIVFNAYGENGLTRAGILMGFLVPVLNFLAILALLLPQRDRKTGRGYGFWGRQILLNPLIIASFAGIAWSFLKLPFPAVLDRSLHIATGMTLPLALIAIGGSFSLEKLRGDLVRAAFATGIKLLWLPLGTALLLVGLGVSGIDLAIGVLMAGTPAATATYIMAHQLKSDAELAASIVMLSTLLSAGTYTIALLILRTLGL; from the coding sequence GTGCTCTTTTTCGACATCCTCAATATCGTCCTGCCGGTCTTCCTGGTCATCGGCCTCGGCTACCTGCTGCGTCGGCTCGCGCTGATCGACGCCGGTTTCCTGCTGCAGACCAACCGCCTCGTCTACTACATCTGTCTGCCGCTCCTCCTCTTCTACAAGATCGGCAGCGCCGACTTTTTTGCCAACTTCAACCCCACCCTGGTCCTCGGTTCCGCCGCCGGAATCGGCGCCGGTTTCCTGGTCAGCTACGGCTGGGGGGCGCTGCGCCACTATCCGCCGCCGGCGCACGGCGCCTTCAGCCAGGGCTCCTTTCGTGGCAACCTCGCCTACATGGGCCTCGCCATCGTCTTCAATGCCTACGGCGAAAACGGCCTGACCCGGGCCGGCATCCTCATGGGCTTTCTCGTCCCGGTCCTCAATTTCCTCGCCATCCTCGCCCTGCTCCTCCCCCAGCGCGACAGGAAAACCGGCCGCGGCTACGGCTTCTGGGGCCGCCAGATCCTCCTCAATCCGTTGATCATCGCCTCCTTCGCCGGCATCGCCTGGAGCTTTCTCAAGCTCCCCTTCCCCGCCGTCCTCGACCGCAGCCTGCATATCGCCACCGGCATGACCCTCCCCCTCGCCCTGATCGCCATCGGCGGCTCCTTTTCCCTCGAAAAGCTGCGCGGCGACCTGGTGCGGGCGGCCTTTGCCACCGGCATCAAGCTGCTCTGGCTCCCCCTCGGCACCGCCCTGCTCCTGGTCGGTCTCGGCGTCTCCGGCATCGACCTGGCGATCGGCGTGCTGATGGCGGGAACCCCTGCGGCGACGGCAACCTACATCATGGCCCACCAGCTCAAGAGCGATGCCGAACTCGCGGCCTCCATCGTCATGCTTTCAACCCTCCTCTCCGCCGGCACCTACACCATCGCCCTGCTGATCCTGCGGACCCTCGGGCTGTGA
- a CDS encoding sigma-54-dependent transcriptional regulator, producing MIEVGTRSVLLIDDDDSLRRVMEFTLDQAGWRVLLAADGEAGLALFRQERPAVVVTDIQMPGMSGMELLAAVRELDPSAVVVMITAYGTVEKAVAAMKQGAYDFLTKPFSRDELRLVLERAWSFLDLQKENRRLRDALATREDFSLVVGNSDVMREVFERVRRVAASEASVLLEGESGTGKELIARAIHQQSDRRDGPFVAVNCAAIPADLLESELFGHVKGAFTGAIRDRRGKFAQADGGTLFLDEVAELPSEMQPKLLRALQEREIEPVGGLPGKVDVRLVAATNQNLDQALAQGRFREDLYYRLAVVPLRLPPLRARREDIPLLVRHFAGKYGGGDFAPAALQALTAYPWPGNVRELENAVQHALVLRQGGVVEVADLPEKITRTPLSPSGGVVTLPEGGYSLEALEKEVVVEALRRCGGNQTRAAAFLRIPRHTLVYRMEKYAIPRLSDDGAEAATATADVAGKEGTRPS from the coding sequence ATGATTGAAGTTGGGACGAGAAGCGTACTGTTGATCGATGACGACGATTCCCTGCGTCGGGTGATGGAATTTACTCTCGATCAGGCAGGGTGGCGGGTATTGCTGGCGGCCGACGGCGAAGCGGGCCTGGCCCTCTTCCGCCAGGAACGGCCTGCGGTGGTGGTGACCGATATCCAGATGCCGGGGATGTCGGGGATGGAGCTTCTGGCCGCGGTGCGGGAGCTCGACCCGAGCGCGGTCGTCGTAATGATTACCGCCTATGGCACCGTGGAGAAAGCGGTCGCGGCGATGAAGCAGGGGGCCTACGATTTCCTCACCAAACCCTTCTCCCGCGATGAGCTGCGCCTCGTCCTGGAGCGGGCCTGGAGTTTCCTCGACCTGCAAAAGGAGAACCGGCGCCTGCGCGATGCCCTCGCGACCCGCGAGGACTTTAGCCTGGTGGTCGGCAACTCCGATGTCATGCGGGAGGTCTTCGAACGGGTGCGTCGGGTTGCCGCCAGTGAGGCGTCGGTCCTCCTTGAGGGGGAGAGCGGGACCGGCAAGGAGCTGATCGCGCGGGCGATTCACCAGCAGAGCGACCGGCGCGACGGTCCCTTCGTCGCGGTCAACTGCGCGGCGATTCCCGCCGACCTGCTCGAGAGCGAACTCTTCGGCCACGTCAAGGGGGCCTTTACCGGCGCCATCCGCGATCGCCGCGGCAAGTTTGCCCAGGCCGATGGCGGCACTCTCTTCCTCGACGAGGTCGCCGAACTGCCGAGCGAGATGCAGCCGAAGTTGCTGCGGGCCTTGCAGGAACGGGAGATTGAACCGGTCGGCGGTCTCCCCGGCAAGGTCGATGTGCGCCTGGTCGCCGCCACCAACCAGAACCTCGACCAGGCACTGGCGCAGGGGCGCTTCCGGGAGGATCTCTATTACCGGCTGGCGGTGGTGCCGTTGCGCCTGCCGCCGCTGCGGGCGCGGCGGGAAGATATCCCGCTGCTGGTCCGGCACTTTGCCGGCAAGTACGGCGGCGGTGACTTTGCCCCGGCCGCCCTGCAGGCGCTCACTGCCTATCCCTGGCCCGGCAACGTGCGCGAACTCGAAAACGCGGTGCAGCATGCGCTGGTCCTGCGGCAGGGGGGAGTGGTGGAGGTGGCGGATCTGCCGGAGAAGATCACTCGTACGCCCCTTTCCCCCTCCGGCGGGGTCGTTACCCTGCCGGAGGGGGGCTACAGCCTCGAAGCACTGGAGAAAGAGGTGGTAGTCGAAGCGCTGCGGCGTTGTGGCGGCAACCAGACCCGGGCCGCCGCCTTTTTGCGGATACCGCGGCACACCCTGGTTTACCGGATGGAAAAATATGCCATCCCGCGACTGTCGGATGACGGCGCGGAGGCAGCGACGGCGACCGCTGACGTCGCTGGAAAGGAAGGCACCCGTCCGTCATGA
- a CDS encoding ferritin-like domain-containing protein: MAGMEDYSGFEVIRAAMEIEKNGHRFYSAMTNKARSELAREIFSWLAQDEVQHLRTLERMVPQFQEGQFWEDEELFLPYLKRFAEESIFPAPERLEAMLGSGDSDLQAFDLAIEAEEKFAAYFNLAASQARSADGRQAFAWLAGEEERHAAALKERKAKLQGAV; encoded by the coding sequence ATGGCAGGAATGGAAGACTACAGCGGTTTCGAGGTGATTCGCGCCGCCATGGAAATCGAGAAGAATGGCCACCGCTTCTACAGCGCCATGACCAATAAGGCCCGCAGCGAGCTGGCGCGGGAGATCTTTTCCTGGCTCGCCCAGGACGAAGTGCAGCACCTGCGTACCCTGGAGCGAATGGTGCCGCAGTTCCAGGAGGGTCAGTTCTGGGAGGACGAGGAACTCTTCCTCCCCTACCTGAAACGGTTTGCCGAGGAGAGCATCTTCCCCGCCCCGGAACGTCTTGAGGCGATGCTGGGAAGTGGTGATTCCGACCTGCAGGCCTTTGACCTGGCGATCGAGGCCGAAGAGAAGTTTGCCGCCTATTTCAACCTCGCCGCCAGCCAGGCCCGCAGCGCCGACGGGCGCCAGGCCTTTGCCTGGCTGGCCGGGGAGGAAGAGCGCCACGCCGCCGCCCTCAAGGAGCGCAAGGCAAAGCTGCAGGGCGCGGTCTGA
- a CDS encoding glycosyltransferase family 2 protein: MNSPAVSILLTVRNEEEFLPAALASLQRQTFTDWELVAVDDGSTDRTPQLLAAAALDPRVRLLTLPPQGLVSALNSGLAACRAPLVARMDGDDVCHPQRLARQWRYLQNHPECLLVASRVRHFPRPRLAGGMRDYERWQNSLLDDAAIRRDLYVESPFAHPSVMFRTGQVLAAGGYRDLGWAEDYDLWLRLARRPGTFARLPEPLLFWRDRDRRLTRTSPACSPAAFRACKIHHLRQTFLAGATQVTLWGAGTEGKAWRKSLAEAGIAVSGWVEVDRRKIGQVIHKAPVVAVDALQAGGARILVTIGARGAREQVREWSRQRGLVEGRDFLCVT, translated from the coding sequence GTGAATTCCCCGGCAGTCTCGATCCTGCTGACAGTCCGCAACGAGGAAGAGTTCCTGCCGGCCGCCCTCGCCTCCCTGCAACGCCAAACCTTTACCGACTGGGAGCTGGTCGCCGTCGACGACGGCTCGACCGACCGCACCCCGCAACTTCTCGCGGCCGCCGCTCTCGATCCCCGGGTGCGCCTCCTGACCCTGCCGCCGCAAGGGCTGGTGAGCGCCCTCAATAGCGGCCTGGCCGCCTGCCGGGCGCCCTTGGTGGCGCGCATGGACGGGGACGATGTCTGCCACCCCCAGCGCCTCGCCCGGCAGTGGCGCTACCTGCAGAATCATCCTGAGTGCCTGCTGGTAGCGAGCCGGGTGCGCCACTTTCCCCGGCCGCGGCTGGCGGGTGGCATGCGTGACTACGAGCGTTGGCAGAACAGCCTTCTCGACGATGCCGCCATCCGCCGCGACCTTTACGTCGAGTCCCCCTTTGCCCACCCCAGCGTCATGTTCCGGACCGGGCAGGTCCTGGCCGCCGGCGGCTACCGCGATCTCGGCTGGGCCGAGGATTATGACCTCTGGTTGCGCCTGGCGCGCCGGCCGGGAACCTTCGCCCGATTACCGGAGCCGCTTCTTTTCTGGCGCGACCGGGATCGCCGCCTGACCCGCACCAGTCCCGCCTGCAGTCCGGCAGCATTTCGCGCCTGCAAGATTCATCACCTGCGTCAGACCTTTCTCGCCGGGGCGACCCAGGTAACCTTATGGGGGGCCGGCACAGAGGGGAAGGCCTGGCGCAAGTCTCTGGCAGAGGCAGGGATCGCTGTAAGCGGCTGGGTCGAGGTCGACCGCCGCAAGATCGGCCAGGTCATTCACAAGGCGCCGGTTGTGGCTGTCGATGCCCTGCAGGCGGGCGGGGCGAGGATTCTGGTGACGATCGGCGCCAGGGGCGCCAGGGAGCAGGTCCGTGAATGGTCCAGGCAGCGCGGCCTGGTGGAGGGGCGGGATTTTCTATGCGTGACCTGA